GAAGGATTGTGCCGCCTGGAGGAAGGTCCGCGCGTCGTCCTGTCCCGACTCGCGGCGGGGTGCCACCCAGGACACATCCACGCCCGCCTCCTCCAGGTCGTGCCGGATGGCGTGGTACTGCGAGGTCATCGCCTCCACGAGCTCCAGGCCATGTCGGGATGGCGAAGCGAAGGGCACCTCCAGTCGCAGGAACAGGTCCGGCGACACGCCGCCGTCGTGCTCCTCGACGACGAAGAAGGTGTCCATGAGCTGCCGCTCGTTCGGCGCGAGGACCCAACGAAGCAGGCGCGCGTCCTCGTCCTCGGCGAACGTCGCCCACTGTGCCTGGAGTCGTTCGACGCGGCGAACGATGGGAGCGCGCAGACTGTCCAGGCTCGTGCTGAGTCCCATCGCCCACCCCGCGCAGGGCCCCGGGCATCCATCCATGGCCCATCAGTCAACCCGCGCGGCCAGACCTTGGCCGACCGCATCGACTCCTGACAAAGCAGGGCCGCCCATCAGGGTCTGAAAGCCCTCACATCCGCGCGGGATTGTCAGACCCCAGACGGCACGTGTCCGGTCCACGGCCAACGAGGCAAGGGTGGACAGGTGGGACCTCGACCCCGCACGAGACCTCGACGCGCTCCCGCATGGCGAGGGAGGGCGACGATTCGGAGTCCTTCACCTCAGCGGACGGCGCCTGGGAGCCACGCGCTTGCCGGGCGCACCTCCATGCCGACGCGAGCCCACAGCTGATGTCGCTCGAGCCTCCTCGCGTCGGGAGGACACGGCGGCCGACAGCAGCCGGCGGAACCGGGGACACTCCAGGTGGCTCGGCGCGGGACAGCTCGCGGCGTGCCTCAAGCCGTCGCGCATGGCGCTCAGTCGCCGGATGGAGCTGTCGAGCTCCTCCGCCTTCTCGACCAGCAGCTTCCGGTCGAGGGCCAGGCGCCCATCCGGCGCGAACATCCGGGCCATCTCCTCCAGCGAGAACCCGGCCTCCCGGCCCAGCGCGATGAGCGCGAGCCGCTCCAGCACGTCCGGACCGAACAGGCGGCGCAGGCCCCGTCTGCCCGTCGAGGAGAGCAGCCCCTTCTCCTCGTAGAAGCGCAGCGTCGAGGCGGGTACGCCCGAGCGCCGCGCCACCTCCGTGATGTCCAGGTCCATCATCTGCTTGACCTCAAGTCGACTTGAACTGGCACTGTGGCGTCTTCAGCACATCTCATCGGTATGAGGAAGGAGACACGCGATGACTGCCCCAACCCCCACCCCTCTCGAGCAGGAGGCGCTCTGGAAGGGCCCCGCGGGACATGCCTGGGTGGACACCCGGGAAGCGCTCGAGCAATTGTTCAAGCCCTTCGAGTCACTGTTCATCGACGCCGTGCGGGCCGCGGGGGCCCACCGGGTGCTCGACGTGGGCTGCGGGACGGGGAGCACGACGCTCGCCGTCGCGCGGCACCTCGGTTCGACGGGACAGTGCGTCGGACTCGACGTCTCCACGCCGATGCTCGCCGTGGCGCGGGAGCAGGCCGAGGCACAGCACGTGGCCGCCCGCTTCATCGAGGCGAACGCGGAGACGCATGCCTTCGAGCCCGCGTCGTTCGACCTGGTGATGTCCCGCTTCGGCGTCATGTTCTTCGACGACCCGGTCCGGGCCTTCACGAACCTCCGACGCGCGGCCACCGGTGACGCGCCTCTGTGTTGCATCGCGTGGAGGAGCCCGGAGGAGAACCCGTTCATGACAACCGCCGAGAAGGCCGCGGCGCCCTTCCTGACGAACATCCCGCCTCGCGTCCCGGACGCACCGGGACAGTTCGCCTTCGCGGACCGCAACCGCGTCCAACACATCCTGGAGCAGAGCGGCTGGACGGACATCACCCTGCGCGCCATCGACGTCCCGTGCACCATGCCCGCGCGGAGCCTGGCGCAGTACGTGACCCGACTCGGTCCCGTGGGCCGGGTGATTCAAGAGCTCGACGAACAGGCACGGGCGCGGCTCATCGACACCCTCCTCGCCGCCTTCAGCCCCTTCGTCCACGGTGACGAAGTGCGACTCACCGCCGCCTGCTGGCGCATCGAGGCCCGCGCTCCGTCCGTCAACACCTAGGACGCGATGAGACAGGCCATCGCGAGATGGAGTGGCCCCTTTGGGCGCGAGGCGTGAGCCCTTGTCTGCTATTCATCCGCCTCGTGACATCTCGCGTCGGCAAATACCATCGCATCCGCCTGCTTGATGACGGCATCGTCGAGGACCATCTGGCCCAGACCTCCGGCCTGTGGGGCTTCAACAAGAAGACGTTGGTGCTCCAGTGCCTCCGGTCGGACATGGCCGAGGCCATGGAGCTCCCGCGGATGTTCCTCGACACGGCGAGGGAGGCCGCCGGGCTCCGGCACCCGCGCGTGGCGCGGGTCTTCGACTTCGGCGAGGCGGACGGCACGTACTTCCTCGCCAGGGAGCACGTCGACGGGCCCAGCCTGCGCCAGGTCATCGGTCGCGCGGCCGCCCGAGGAATGCCCCTCCCAGCGACCCTGTGCGCGCGCATCATCTCGCAAGCCTGCGAGGGGCTCGCCTACATCCACGACTTCATCGACCCCCAGACGCAGCAGCCAGCGGAGCTCCTCCACGCCTGCGTCAGGCCCCACAACATCCTGCTGTCGCGCCAGGGGATGACCCAGGTGGTGGACTTCGGCATCGACTCCTTCCGGGCCCGCTTCACGCCCAAGGGGATGATCCCCATCCTGGGCCCGCACATGTACATGTCTCCCGAAGAGGTCAGGGGGCTGCCGGGAGATCGGCGGATCGATGTCTACTCGCTCGGCGTGGTGCTCTACGAACTGCTGACCCTGCGCAAGCCCTTCGCGCCCGCGTCCGACTGGGATTTGCCGATGACCGTCTTGTCCAAGCCCATGGTGCCCGCGGAGCAGCATCGGCCGGACCTGCCCGTGGCCCTGAGAGACGTCCTCACCCGAGCGCTCGCCAAGGAGCGGGACCAACGCTACCCGGACTGCCGCGAGCTCCAGGCCGACCTCGAGGAGTTCATCCGCTCGGAGGGTGCGCCGGTGACTCCGCGACAGGTGGCCCAGCTCATCCAGCACGTCACGAGCGACGACCCGAACGTTGTCGCTCCAGACGGTCTGGAGACCCAGTCGAGGTCCCGCTCGGGACAAGGCTGACTCCTCGTGGCGGCGTCGGGCCTGTTGCGAGGAGGCGGCGAACGC
This genomic interval from Myxococcus guangdongensis contains the following:
- a CDS encoding class I SAM-dependent methyltransferase, whose protein sequence is MTAPTPTPLEQEALWKGPAGHAWVDTREALEQLFKPFESLFIDAVRAAGAHRVLDVGCGTGSTTLAVARHLGSTGQCVGLDVSTPMLAVAREQAEAQHVAARFIEANAETHAFEPASFDLVMSRFGVMFFDDPVRAFTNLRRAATGDAPLCCIAWRSPEENPFMTTAEKAAAPFLTNIPPRVPDAPGQFAFADRNRVQHILEQSGWTDITLRAIDVPCTMPARSLAQYVTRLGPVGRVIQELDEQARARLIDTLLAAFSPFVHGDEVRLTAACWRIEARAPSVNT
- a CDS encoding serine/threonine protein kinase, with protein sequence MTSRVGKYHRIRLLDDGIVEDHLAQTSGLWGFNKKTLVLQCLRSDMAEAMELPRMFLDTAREAAGLRHPRVARVFDFGEADGTYFLAREHVDGPSLRQVIGRAAARGMPLPATLCARIISQACEGLAYIHDFIDPQTQQPAELLHACVRPHNILLSRQGMTQVVDFGIDSFRARFTPKGMIPILGPHMYMSPEEVRGLPGDRRIDVYSLGVVLYELLTLRKPFAPASDWDLPMTVLSKPMVPAEQHRPDLPVALRDVLTRALAKERDQRYPDCRELQADLEEFIRSEGAPVTPRQVAQLIQHVTSDDPNVVAPDGLETQSRSRSGQG
- a CDS encoding helix-turn-helix domain-containing protein; translation: MMDLDITEVARRSGVPASTLRFYEEKGLLSSTGRRGLRRLFGPDVLERLALIALGREAGFSLEEMARMFAPDGRLALDRKLLVEKAEELDSSIRRLSAMRDGLRHAASCPAPSHLECPRFRRLLSAAVSSRREEARATSAVGSRRHGGAPGKRVAPRRRPLR